Proteins encoded by one window of Rutidosis leptorrhynchoides isolate AG116_Rl617_1_P2 chromosome 7, CSIRO_AGI_Rlap_v1, whole genome shotgun sequence:
- the LOC139858575 gene encoding uncharacterized protein: protein MLEPELYSSRVFSPFRDESGDEELSVLPRHTKVIVTGNNRTKSVLVGLQGVVKKAVGLGGWHWLVLKNGVEVKLQRNALSVLEPPTGQEEDDEYEFDISSSSDDVNEFPTATEFGKLNKPRVRYSKPWGPSPSIKSASRNGCRETQSDVHACYPKVNFSKLGTNTLWRYYSTFNLGNIHSNPTKEQLVNAVHKHFAYQKVSEMEAIMEFINAAKRRKSGRNHRDRN from the exons TGCTGGAACCCGAGTTATATTCGTCTAGAGTGTTCTCACCTTTTCGCGATGAAAGTGGGGACGAAGAGCTATCTGTTCTTCCTAGGCATACAAAAGTAATTGTAACAGGAAATAATCGAACAAAATCGGTTTTGGTGGGACTTCAAGGCGTCGTAAAGAAGGCTGTTGGTCTAGGTGGTTGGCATTGGCTG GTTTTGAAAAATGGAGTTGAAGTGAAGCTACAAAGGAATGCTTTGAGTGTTCTTGAACCACCAACGGGtcaggaagaagatgatgaatatgaATTTGATATTTCAAGCAGCAGCGATGATGTTAACGAGTTTC CCACTGCTACAGAATTTGGTAAACTGAACAAACCAAGAGTTCGTTACTCGAAACCGTGGGGTCCATCTCCATCGATTAAGTCTGCTAGTCGTAATGGTTGCAGAGAAACTCAATCAGATGTGCATGCTTGTTATCCT AAGGTCAACTTCTCAAAGCTAGGAACGAACACTCTATGGCGATATTACAGTACCTTTAACCTC GGTAACATTCACTCTAATCCAACAAAGGAACAGCTGGTTAACGCGGTTCACAAACATTTTGCCTACCAG AAAGTGAGTGAAATGGAAGCAATAATGGAGTTCATCAACGCAGCCAAGAGGCGAAAATCTGGAAGAAATCACAGGGATCGAAATTGA